From Fibrobacterota bacterium, the proteins below share one genomic window:
- a CDS encoding acyl carrier protein gives MGNPPTREAFKNSMARFLKRKPESLDENALLLELVQESFLLVEMIIELQEQFPIRLSQEDLRAVRTVGDLLRMLIAKTV, from the coding sequence ATGGGAAATCCGCCTACCCGCGAGGCATTCAAAAACTCCATGGCCCGTTTCCTGAAACGGAAGCCGGAAAGCCTGGATGAAAACGCCCTACTGCTCGAATTGGTGCAAGAATCGTTTTTGCTGGTGGAAATGATCATCGAGCTACAGGAACAGTTCCCCATACGCCTGTCCCAGGAAGACCTGCGGGCCGTACGCACCGTGGGGGATTTGCTGCGAATGCTGATCGCAAAAACGGTTTAG
- a CDS encoding ferritin-like domain-containing protein has translation MAKDFAKDKENQIWLLSFYRVSEITGALFFGRLAKSMKPGSIQMDLTRHFADEAEHARLWTDCLAKLGAVPLKLEETYQERYLAAAGMPANLMEVLALTQIFERRVINQYSRHARLPGLDAPVRETLALIMEDEKWHLQWIREALRGMEDEYGADAIASTLRRYSAADQEAYADVLSKHGDKLDVLLGGNDADIESGEDGKIGED, from the coding sequence TTGGCTAAGGACTTCGCGAAGGATAAGGAAAACCAGATCTGGCTCCTCAGTTTCTACCGGGTCTCGGAGATCACCGGCGCGCTTTTCTTCGGCCGGCTGGCCAAATCCATGAAACCCGGATCCATCCAGATGGATCTCACCCGCCACTTCGCCGACGAGGCTGAGCACGCGCGCCTATGGACCGATTGCCTGGCGAAGCTGGGGGCCGTTCCCCTCAAGCTGGAGGAGACGTACCAGGAACGTTACCTGGCGGCCGCGGGCATGCCCGCCAACCTGATGGAAGTGCTGGCCCTGACCCAAATCTTCGAACGCCGCGTCATCAACCAATATTCCCGCCATGCCCGCCTGCCCGGCCTGGATGCCCCCGTGCGCGAGACCTTGGCCCTGATCATGGAAGATGAGAAGTGGCATTTGCAATGGATCCGCGAAGCCCTTCGGGGGATGGAAGACGAATACGGAGCGGATGCCATCGCATCCACCCTCAGGCGCTACTCCGCCGCCGACCAGGAAGCCTACGCCGATGTCTTATCGAAGCATGGCGACAAGCTGGACGTCCTCTTGGGCGGGAACGATGCGGACATCGAATCAGGAGAGGATGGAAAGATTGGAGAGGACTGA
- a CDS encoding 4'-phosphopantetheinyl transferase superfamily protein, whose amino-acid sequence MIETLPGISAYLEAGGLAGEWRRALGLDVRAAVAFSPLSVDLLTPGELARYRNLDGTERRRSWLTGRAALRRLLRRLDRGPDTAGLAFPAPDMSLTHSGGMAVAVACLDAPGQGLGVDLEAERSLRSESARFFLSDGERARLALRGLAPESAGFEDALLRLWTAKEALFKADTGNRGRILADYRLSDPMARRGRAALRAELGRREFRYVSHRLAGWHLSLAAGTGRTLG is encoded by the coding sequence ATGATTGAAACCTTGCCCGGCATCTCCGCCTACCTCGAGGCCGGCGGATTGGCGGGGGAATGGCGCCGCGCCTTGGGCCTGGACGTGCGCGCGGCCGTGGCCTTCTCCCCTTTGTCCGTGGACCTGCTCACCCCGGGGGAACTCGCGCGTTACCGTAACCTGGATGGAACGGAACGGAGGCGTTCCTGGCTCACGGGCCGCGCCGCCTTGCGCCGCCTGCTCCGGCGCCTGGACAGGGGCCCCGATACCGCGGGGCTGGCCTTTCCGGCCCCGGATATGTCCCTGACCCATTCCGGCGGCATGGCCGTCGCCGTCGCCTGCTTGGACGCGCCCGGACAAGGCCTGGGCGTCGACCTGGAGGCCGAGCGTTCCTTGCGCAGCGAATCGGCCCGCTTCTTCCTTTCCGACGGGGAGCGCGCGCGCCTGGCCCTTCGCGGCCTTGCGCCCGAAAGCGCCGGATTCGAAGATGCTTTGCTGCGGTTATGGACCGCGAAGGAAGCCTTGTTCAAGGCCGATACGGGCAACCGCGGGCGTATCCTGGCGGACTATCGCCTGTCCGATCCGATGGCCCGCCGCGGCCGGGCCGCCTTGCGGGCCGAGTTAGGGCGCCGGGAATTCCGTTATGTATCGCATCGCCTGGCCGGTTGGCACCTATCGTTGGCGGCGGGAACCGGGAGGACGCTTGGCTAA
- a CDS encoding SDR family oxidoreductase yields the protein MKGAILITGADGYLGSRVARRLAETTDVPLILWSRARDGAMAAAKREDLERALGGPSPRFAFVPGDLEDPEPFVGVDAKAVAGIVHAAAVIRFNVEAALADRVNVRGAEKLLAFAERCPALSSLCLLSSVYASGLRAGAIGEDHFTEADGFANHYERSKRECENLLPAHRDLPWKICRLATAIADNELGQVTQYNAFHNTLKLFFHGLMSIVPGKPETPLYFVTGDFAAAAAVCVLRQGAPRGIYHASHARGESLTLGRLVDAAFAEFGRDAGFRARRILPPLFSDFEAFALLDEGVRNFAGGIVRQSVASVAPFARQLYIDKDIRNDKLAALMGSAYRAPDPETLLRNACARLVATRWGREAAHD from the coding sequence GTGAAGGGCGCCATCCTCATCACCGGCGCGGACGGATACCTGGGCTCCCGCGTGGCGCGCCGCTTGGCGGAGACCACCGATGTCCCCCTTATCCTATGGAGCCGCGCTCGCGACGGGGCCATGGCCGCCGCGAAGCGGGAAGACCTGGAACGCGCGTTGGGAGGGCCTTCGCCGCGCTTCGCTTTCGTACCAGGCGATCTGGAGGACCCGGAGCCTTTCGTCGGAGTCGATGCTAAGGCCGTGGCCGGCATCGTGCACGCAGCCGCCGTGATCCGGTTCAACGTAGAAGCGGCTTTGGCGGATCGGGTCAACGTGCGCGGCGCGGAAAAGCTGCTGGCCTTCGCGGAAAGATGCCCGGCGCTCTCTTCCCTCTGCCTGTTGAGCAGCGTATACGCCTCCGGCCTGCGGGCCGGCGCCATCGGGGAAGACCATTTTACCGAGGCGGACGGCTTCGCCAACCATTATGAACGATCGAAACGGGAATGCGAAAACCTCCTGCCGGCCCACCGGGATCTCCCCTGGAAAATCTGCCGCCTGGCCACCGCCATCGCCGATAATGAGCTCGGCCAGGTCACCCAGTACAATGCCTTCCACAATACCCTCAAGCTTTTTTTCCACGGACTCATGTCCATCGTCCCCGGCAAGCCGGAAACCCCTTTGTATTTCGTCACCGGGGATTTCGCCGCCGCCGCGGCCGTCTGCGTACTGCGCCAAGGCGCGCCCCGCGGCATTTACCACGCCTCCCATGCGCGCGGGGAATCCCTCACCTTAGGCCGCCTGGTCGATGCCGCCTTCGCCGAATTCGGCCGCGATGCCGGTTTCCGCGCGCGCCGCATCCTGCCGCCCCTCTTCTCCGACTTCGAGGCCTTCGCCTTGCTCGACGAGGGCGTGCGCAACTTCGCGGGCGGAATCGTGCGCCAGAGCGTGGCCAGCGTGGCACCGTTCGCGCGCCAGCTTTACATCGATAAGGATATCCGCAATGACAAATTGGCCGCCTTGATGGGATCCGCTTATCGCGCTCCCGATCCGGAAACCCTCCTCCGTAACGCCTGCGCCCGCCTGGTGGCCACGCGCTGGGGCCGCGAGGCCGCCCATGATTGA
- a CDS encoding acyl carrier protein, translating to MRPQLMKDVKDALRERIARLSGKVSASDIADDTHILERRIITSLQVMDLILELESLTGAPIDVERLKPGAFKDVASIYAAFWGTRAGIDPGAEPGPFGGNGNV from the coding sequence ATGCGTCCGCAACTCATGAAGGACGTCAAGGACGCCTTGCGGGAACGCATCGCGCGCCTGTCCGGCAAGGTATCCGCCTCCGACATCGCCGACGATACCCACATCCTCGAACGGCGCATCATCACCTCCCTGCAAGTCATGGATCTGATCCTGGAATTGGAAAGCCTGACAGGCGCTCCCATCGACGTGGAACGCCTCAAGCCGGGGGCCTTCAAGGACGTCGCGTCCATCTATGCCGCCTTCTGGGGTACCCGCGCGGGGATCGATCCCGGCGCCGAACCCGGTCCGTTCGGCGGGAACGGAAACGTCTGA
- a CDS encoding radical SAM protein, with protein MEATPKIKKMGKLRYQWRLYGKMRWANNQYSPSRDMAKLPFPMGIQLQTVNACQAACKMCPYPVFKDVFPSGRMEVGLFDKITDEIAEHPEVDTFVPMLQNEPFLDPHIFDKIRNFKEKTKGKVTVELVTNGAFLDDRNIAKIKQSGLDVLDVSLDAISPEVYKKVRVGLDYERVMAGVDRVLNADLPGTRVFVRLIRLKDNMPEVDAFRRKWAARGVPVFVYTANNRTGAMEEFDRDMRVSESELSWAHKAGRYAFRKWMGHCPIPFSTANILHNGDVLMCVHDWARKEIIGNVKTHTLAELWNGERMREIRRVVSLRQYDKSPACRDCSLWKDGWF; from the coding sequence ATGGAAGCCACCCCCAAGATCAAGAAGATGGGAAAGCTGCGATACCAGTGGCGCTTGTACGGCAAGATGCGGTGGGCTAACAATCAGTATTCCCCGAGCCGGGACATGGCCAAGCTGCCTTTCCCGATGGGCATCCAATTGCAGACGGTGAACGCCTGCCAGGCCGCCTGCAAAATGTGCCCGTATCCCGTCTTCAAGGACGTGTTCCCCAGCGGCCGGATGGAGGTCGGGCTGTTCGACAAGATCACCGACGAGATCGCGGAACATCCGGAGGTGGACACCTTCGTGCCCATGCTGCAAAACGAACCCTTCCTCGATCCGCACATCTTCGACAAGATCCGGAACTTCAAGGAGAAGACCAAGGGAAAGGTGACGGTGGAACTGGTGACGAACGGGGCTTTCCTGGACGACCGCAACATCGCCAAGATCAAGCAGAGCGGCCTGGACGTGCTGGACGTCAGCCTGGACGCCATCAGCCCCGAGGTCTATAAGAAGGTACGCGTCGGCCTGGACTACGAACGGGTGATGGCGGGCGTGGACCGCGTGCTCAACGCCGATCTGCCCGGGACGCGGGTGTTCGTTCGCCTGATCCGCCTGAAGGACAATATGCCCGAGGTGGACGCCTTCCGCAGGAAATGGGCCGCCCGCGGCGTGCCCGTCTTCGTGTATACCGCCAACAACCGCACCGGTGCGATGGAGGAATTCGATCGGGACATGCGCGTATCCGAAAGCGAACTGTCCTGGGCCCACAAGGCCGGCCGCTACGCGTTCCGCAAGTGGATGGGCCATTGCCCCATCCCCTTCTCCACGGCCAACATCCTGCATAACGGCGACGTGCTGATGTGCGTGCATGATTGGGCGCGCAAGGAGATCATCGGCAACGTGAAGACGCATACCCTCGCCGAATTGTGGAACGGGGAACGCATGCGCGAGATCCGCCGCGTGGTGAGCCTGCGCCAGTACGACAAGAGCCCGGCTTGCCGCGATTGCTCCCTGTGGAAGGACGGCTGGTTCTGA
- a CDS encoding DUF3419 family protein: MNPERIAHGTPRDDRLFFAQVREDPLLELEVLRPHSGGRYAVVSSGGCTALSLLARGAGHVAAIDLNRSQNHLVELKSAALRRLSPGDARAFLGAVPASAAERARAYAVLGDALSPGARAYWDARRKAVADGVLAAGVTEKFLRAIVGVVRLLIHPQSRMRRLLAYGDLESQIRFFEREWDTPRWRLLFSLLLNRAVFNRAYHPGFFANVENPSFSRHFRGLFERTLRHRPARANYFLHFLVLGRYDPSVPGALPPYLEDGGAAAAGSAERLLLVDATFTEYLRAQAASSLDGFSLSNIGEWHDAAMLEDLFAEILRTAKPGAILCFRNFVGWTDLPARLAAHFPLDPAGDELIKKDRSLMQSRFAFCRIRKEA, encoded by the coding sequence ATGAATCCCGAACGTATCGCCCACGGTACCCCCCGGGACGACCGCCTTTTCTTCGCCCAAGTGCGCGAAGATCCGCTCCTGGAATTGGAAGTCCTGCGTCCGCATTCCGGCGGGCGCTATGCAGTGGTCTCTTCGGGAGGTTGCACGGCCCTGTCCCTGCTGGCCCGCGGCGCCGGCCACGTGGCCGCCATCGATCTGAACCGTTCCCAGAACCATCTGGTGGAATTGAAATCCGCCGCCCTGCGCCGCTTATCTCCCGGCGATGCCCGCGCCTTCCTGGGCGCCGTGCCCGCCTCCGCGGCCGAACGCGCCCGCGCCTATGCCGTTCTGGGCGATGCGCTCTCCCCCGGCGCCCGCGCTTATTGGGACGCGCGCCGGAAAGCCGTGGCCGACGGGGTCCTCGCCGCCGGTGTCACGGAAAAGTTCCTGCGCGCCATCGTGGGCGTCGTGCGCTTGCTCATCCATCCGCAATCCCGCATGCGGAGGCTGCTGGCCTATGGGGATCTGGAATCGCAAATCCGCTTTTTCGAAAGGGAATGGGACACGCCCCGTTGGCGCCTCCTGTTCTCCCTGTTGCTGAATCGCGCGGTCTTCAATCGCGCATACCATCCGGGATTTTTCGCCAACGTGGAAAACCCCAGCTTCTCGCGGCATTTCCGCGGGCTGTTCGAACGCACCCTGCGCCACCGACCCGCGCGCGCCAATTATTTCCTGCACTTCCTGGTGCTGGGACGCTACGATCCCTCCGTACCCGGCGCGTTACCCCCCTATCTCGAGGACGGGGGCGCGGCCGCGGCGGGGTCCGCCGAGCGCCTGCTGCTGGTCGACGCCACTTTCACCGAATACCTGCGCGCCCAAGCAGCCTCCAGCCTGGACGGCTTCTCGCTCTCCAATATCGGGGAGTGGCACGATGCGGCCATGCTGGAAGATCTGTTCGCGGAAATCCTACGCACCGCCAAGCCCGGCGCGATCCTCTGCTTCCGCAACTTCGTTGGCTGGACGGACCTACCCGCCCGCCTCGCGGCCCACTTCCCCCTCGACCCCGCCGGGGACGAGCTGATCAAGAAAGATCGCAGCCTGATGCAGAGCCGTTTCGCCTTTTGCCGCATCCGTAAGGAGGCATGA